From the Natronogracilivirga saccharolytica genome, one window contains:
- a CDS encoding peptidase domain-containing ABC transporter has translation MSGRNIRIKQRDITDCGAACLASVSGHFGLDMPVSKIRQFASTDKKGTNILGLIEAAGKLGLTAKGVKGGPESLSELPVPAIAHVCIKKTIFHYVVIYKVTQRYIVIMDPAEGNLIKKPRKDFLEEWTGVLVLIMPGESFEQGNYKTSIAGRLWYLLKPHRSILLQATLGAALFTLIGLSTAIYVQLIVDHVLPDGNRNLLHLLGIAMLMLLLLQLTTGVIKTVLTLKTGQLIDARLILGYYKHLLSLPQHFFDTMRVGEITSRIGDAVKIRAFINDTAITILVNVFIVLFSFGLMFTYYWKLGLLMLAIIPTYLLVYVITNWLNKKTQRKLMEDAADLEAQLVESLNSVSTIKQFGLEDFANIRTETRFIRLLKTIYRSGLNSVFSGNASKLTSRSFTIIVLWAGAYFVLQGALTPGELLSFYAITGYFTGPVNELIGMNKTIQDALIAADRLFEIMDIDKEEAGQKIVLNKDMAGDIRIENLHFRYGSRADVFRGLSIVIPVGKMTAFVGESGSGKTTLTSILQKMYPVTSGRVTIGQYDINHIETHSLRQFISVVPQKIDLFSGNIIENIAVGEFHPDFEKVVDICGKIGLLPFIEQLPHGFETHLGENGATLSGGQKQRIAIARALYRDPEILILDEATSSLDSESERYVQQALMHFRSQNKTVILIAHRLSTVIQSDKICVLENGELVEEGSHEDLIVRKKQYFRLWQQQMPGQNGFPHKPETYINRI, from the coding sequence ATGTCAGGCAGAAACATAAGAATTAAACAGCGCGACATAACCGACTGCGGCGCCGCCTGTCTGGCTTCGGTTTCCGGGCATTTCGGGCTGGATATGCCTGTTTCCAAAATCCGGCAGTTTGCTTCGACGGACAAAAAAGGAACCAATATCCTGGGGCTGATCGAGGCGGCCGGAAAGCTGGGCTTGACTGCCAAGGGAGTCAAAGGAGGTCCTGAGAGCCTTTCGGAGCTTCCCGTGCCCGCAATAGCCCATGTATGCATCAAAAAAACGATATTCCATTATGTGGTTATTTACAAGGTTACGCAGCGATACATTGTCATAATGGATCCCGCTGAGGGCAATCTGATAAAAAAACCGCGTAAAGATTTTCTGGAAGAGTGGACCGGTGTACTTGTACTGATCATGCCCGGTGAGTCGTTTGAGCAGGGTAATTACAAGACCTCAATTGCCGGAAGGCTCTGGTATCTGCTCAAGCCGCATCGCAGCATACTGCTGCAGGCGACCCTGGGTGCCGCCTTATTCACCCTTATTGGTCTATCTACAGCCATTTACGTTCAGCTCATTGTGGACCATGTCCTGCCGGACGGTAACAGGAATCTGCTGCATCTTCTGGGCATCGCAATGCTAATGCTCCTGCTGCTTCAGTTAACAACCGGCGTCATAAAGACGGTACTCACCCTGAAAACAGGTCAGCTCATTGATGCCCGTCTCATTCTCGGGTATTACAAGCATCTGCTCTCGCTGCCTCAGCATTTTTTCGACACAATGCGAGTGGGAGAAATTACCTCACGGATCGGTGATGCCGTGAAAATCCGGGCATTTATCAATGACACTGCCATAACCATTCTGGTCAACGTTTTCATCGTTTTGTTCTCATTCGGACTGATGTTCACCTATTACTGGAAACTAGGCCTTCTGATGCTGGCAATCATTCCGACTTATCTGCTGGTCTATGTCATCACAAACTGGCTGAACAAAAAGACGCAGCGAAAGCTGATGGAAGATGCCGCCGATCTTGAGGCGCAGCTGGTTGAATCGCTGAACTCGGTTTCCACCATCAAACAGTTCGGACTGGAGGATTTCGCCAATATCCGCACCGAAACAAGGTTTATCCGGCTTCTCAAGACCATTTACCGCTCCGGACTCAACTCGGTTTTCTCAGGTAATGCTTCAAAACTGACATCGCGATCGTTTACGATTATTGTCCTGTGGGCAGGTGCCTACTTTGTACTTCAGGGTGCACTGACACCGGGTGAACTGTTGTCTTTTTATGCGATCACAGGATACTTCACCGGTCCGGTCAATGAACTAATCGGTATGAACAAGACCATTCAGGATGCATTGATTGCAGCTGACCGTCTGTTCGAGATAATGGATATTGACAAGGAGGAGGCAGGTCAGAAGATTGTGCTGAACAAGGATATGGCCGGCGATATCCGTATTGAAAATCTTCACTTCAGGTACGGCAGCCGTGCAGATGTATTCCGTGGGTTGAGCATCGTCATTCCGGTAGGAAAAATGACTGCGTTTGTGGGAGAAAGCGGTTCAGGTAAAACCACTCTGACAAGTATTCTGCAAAAGATGTATCCGGTCACATCCGGGCGTGTCACGATCGGCCAATATGACATCAATCACATCGAGACGCACAGTCTGAGGCAATTCATTTCTGTTGTGCCTCAGAAAATTGACCTGTTCTCAGGCAACATCATTGAAAACATTGCCGTGGGTGAATTTCACCCCGATTTTGAGAAGGTAGTCGATATATGCGGAAAAATCGGGCTCCTTCCGTTTATTGAACAGCTTCCGCACGGATTTGAAACACATCTGGGAGAAAACGGTGCCACCCTGTCCGGCGGCCAGAAACAGCGTATTGCAATTGCCCGCGCTTTGTACAGGGATCCCGAAATACTCATCCTGGATGAAGCCACCTCCTCGCTCGACTCCGAGTCGGAGCGGTATGTTCAGCAGGCATTAATGCACTTCCGTTCGCAAAACAAAACCGTCATACTTATTGCACACAGGTTGAGTACAGTCATACAGTCCGACAAAATATGTGTGCTTGAAAACGGAGAATTGGTGGAAGAGGGTTCACATGAGGATCTCATTGTAAGGAAAAAACAATACTTCAGATTATGGCAGCAACAGATGCCGGGGCAAAACGGATTTCCCCACAAACCGGAAACATATATAAACAGGATATGA
- a CDS encoding HlyD family secretion protein: MSQLFPKEIIENSQENNFSRHGTGTRVFYVFLLAIAFAGLGLLPLIKVDVGVRGHGMIRPVMDIVPVYSPVPGYVRKWEIYENSRVGKGDIIAVLESPVIRERIRANRLRRKRVAAFIDDLTLLIDRQQIPAIQPAGLVTPRYQQSLEELRQQLVLQQLVTDNLQNRCNRKKELFAVAAASKTEAEAVCSERDNSKARHKLFIKQQRQRWSSDREMLIEEKDQLDSEYDQLLTEKKQHRIRSPVSGTLQNVLGAFHDSFVHNSQVLAEISPDTALIAEVHVASADIGLLREGMSVRLQVDAFNHHEWGLLHGTVSSISEDVQISDGRLFFTLRCTLDRDYLELANGIRRNIKKGMTVQARFIVTRRSLLQLLHDSIDDWINPIWYDTTQDNTPEN; this comes from the coding sequence ATGAGTCAGCTATTTCCGAAAGAGATCATCGAAAACAGTCAGGAGAATAATTTTTCACGCCATGGCACCGGCACACGTGTGTTTTATGTGTTTTTGCTGGCGATAGCGTTCGCCGGACTGGGTTTACTGCCATTGATAAAGGTAGATGTAGGAGTGCGCGGGCACGGCATGATACGCCCGGTAATGGATATCGTACCGGTCTATTCGCCTGTCCCGGGATATGTCCGGAAATGGGAGATCTACGAAAACAGCCGTGTCGGAAAAGGCGACATCATAGCGGTGCTTGAATCGCCGGTTATCAGGGAGCGCATCAGGGCAAATCGATTGCGCAGGAAACGGGTTGCCGCATTCATAGATGACCTCACACTGTTGATTGACCGGCAGCAAATTCCTGCCATACAACCTGCCGGGTTAGTGACACCCCGGTATCAGCAATCCCTGGAAGAGCTCAGACAACAGCTTGTTCTGCAGCAGCTGGTCACGGATAACCTGCAAAACCGATGCAACCGGAAAAAGGAGCTCTTTGCAGTGGCAGCGGCAAGCAAAACCGAAGCAGAAGCTGTTTGCAGCGAGCGGGATAACAGCAAAGCCCGGCACAAGCTTTTCATCAAACAGCAGCGGCAGCGCTGGAGCTCGGACCGCGAAATGCTCATTGAGGAAAAAGACCAGCTTGATTCCGAATATGATCAGCTGCTGACTGAGAAAAAGCAGCACCGCATCCGCTCCCCTGTCTCCGGAACCCTGCAAAATGTCCTCGGCGCTTTTCACGACAGCTTTGTGCACAACAGCCAGGTGCTGGCAGAGATTTCACCCGACACGGCCTTGATCGCCGAAGTGCATGTTGCATCAGCAGATATCGGACTGCTGAGGGAAGGTATGTCTGTCCGCCTGCAGGTGGATGCATTCAACCACCATGAATGGGGACTGCTGCACGGAACCGTCTCATCTATATCGGAAGACGTTCAGATAAGTGACGGCCGGCTCTTCTTCACCCTGCGCTGCACACTCGACCGGGACTACCTGGAGCTGGCAAACGGCATCCGCAGAAATATCAAAAAGGGTATGACGGTGCAGGCAAGGTTCATTGTCACCCGCAGGAGCCTGTTGCAGCTGCTTCATGACAGCATTGACGACTGGATTAACCCCATCTGGTACGACACGACGCAGGATAACACACCAGAAAATTAA
- a CDS encoding carboxymuconolactone decarboxylase family protein: MPRKPAKFREFTETYPEINKAYENLGDAVHQAGPIDKKTRELIKLGISSGAQKEGAVHSHTRKALEAGAAKEEILQVILLTLPTLGMPSMMAAMTWVKDILDEQT; the protein is encoded by the coding sequence ATGCCCAGAAAACCTGCAAAATTCCGGGAGTTCACTGAGACCTATCCGGAAATAAATAAAGCCTATGAAAACCTGGGAGATGCCGTGCATCAGGCCGGCCCGATAGACAAAAAAACGAGAGAGTTAATCAAGCTTGGAATCTCTTCAGGAGCGCAAAAGGAAGGTGCCGTTCATTCGCACACACGCAAGGCACTTGAAGCCGGGGCGGCAAAAGAGGAAATTCTGCAAGTAATCCTTCTTACGCTTCCAACGCTTGGAATGCCCTCCATGATGGCTGCCATGACCTGGGTTAAGGATATACTGGATGAGCAGACCTGA
- a CDS encoding TorD/DmsD family molecular chaperone, translated as MEKEQDELRAAVYKGLSDAYRPPDKEIPEHIATLHDAVLEAYPDIRSDIQSGREENKGSSDSSGTGTIGNLEGPDDLEKLKTDHARLFVGPFSLLAPPYGSMYLDQNEQLMTDSSMNALQWYESEGMEVAVREVPDHIRIELEFMFFLIMNGIESENGSRDIGRKKQRQFLEHHPGLWIAGFEKKVCNGAETTLYNLLGQLTGRFVLRDLEELRKQNY; from the coding sequence ATGGAAAAAGAACAAGATGAACTGCGGGCTGCTGTCTACAAGGGATTGTCTGACGCATACCGGCCACCGGATAAAGAAATCCCTGAACATATTGCAACATTGCACGATGCGGTACTGGAAGCCTATCCGGATATCCGGTCTGACATCCAATCCGGACGGGAAGAAAATAAGGGATCATCAGACTCTTCCGGGACCGGAACAATCGGGAATCTGGAAGGTCCTGACGATCTGGAAAAACTCAAAACAGATCATGCCCGGCTGTTTGTCGGCCCCTTCTCACTGCTTGCTCCTCCGTATGGTTCCATGTATCTGGATCAGAATGAGCAGTTGATGACCGATTCGTCAATGAACGCTTTGCAATGGTATGAGTCGGAAGGAATGGAAGTTGCTGTCAGGGAAGTTCCGGATCATATCCGGATTGAACTGGAATTCATGTTTTTTTTGATCATGAATGGAATTGAATCGGAAAACGGATCACGGGACATCGGGAGAAAAAAGCAGCGGCAGTTTCTGGAGCATCATCCGGGTTTGTGGATTGCCGGTTTTGAGAAAAAAGTTTGTAATGGAGCTGAAACCACGTTGTACAACCTCCTGGGACAGCTAACCGGCCGTTTTGTACTCAGGGATCTGGAAGAACTAAGAAAACAGAACTATTAA
- a CDS encoding molybdopterin-dependent oxidoreductase, producing MKTQSHTAPGSRKSFLKKALMAGSGLTFGSALSGSLSTLKASESGKPDSVRGGKNGCWAPTTCNGCASWCSLEVYIQNGRATKIRGNNASKVNEGKACPRSHMGIQELYDPDRLKQPMKRTNPEKKRGVDPGFVPISWDEAIDEITDRILELREKDETHKYMMVQGRNSGLHPIIYDRMTRIIGSPNRINSDGLCQEAGKLSHWYQCGFWGFPQWDLKHTRYIICWGTDPVSSTRQVSHHNSSWGKMIARAKVAVVDPRLSATAAKADEWMPIKPGEDGAVAGAIAHVILTRGLWSKEFVGDFKDGENRFKIGQTVDEELFDEKLTKGVIKWWNLELKDRTPEWAAERAGIPAEQIERVAIDFGRAGSQAISMVGRGPVAQPRGSYNALAGNALVGLVGAVGTEGGNMSGNPFFNEPLPGPDDYLDQTAKNGLGHPTIDQRGRLDLPAIFQNQAGTGMVSNKAADGVIDKDPNEIKVAISYYGNFAFSAPGARRWEKALGSIPFYVDINTHPSEVSWFADIVLPAANGMFEKNAPVVRHGNRHRHVTLHRRVVDRLWNVKSDETEVPWMIAEKLAEKGFPNLLDHYKTYRDPETGAEPQNGEELELFATKHITQNYWNPDRHRGGDKFESWESFYNTGVWNSDPYVLKRRWGNMPTESGKFEFYSEPLKRAITQHAEKHGLTTDQVMESANYVARGEQAFIPHYEPPVIIDEGNNDGLILVDHKSRLNREGRSANSPWYYEFKDVDPGDVANQDVAKINPKDARRLGISEGDDIVMSFKENSITCKARLWEGVRPGTVAKSYGQGHWAFGRRASLEFGKKARGGNNNEIIPAEYDRLTGTSAYYATVRVRVSKA from the coding sequence ATGAAAACGCAATCTCATACCGCTCCCGGATCACGAAAGTCTTTTTTGAAGAAAGCGCTGATGGCCGGTTCCGGCCTCACTTTCGGCTCGGCACTGTCCGGCAGCCTCTCAACACTGAAAGCCTCGGAATCCGGCAAACCGGACAGCGTCAGAGGAGGTAAAAACGGCTGCTGGGCACCTACGACTTGTAACGGATGTGCGTCATGGTGCTCTCTTGAGGTCTATATCCAGAACGGACGCGCAACAAAAATACGTGGCAACAATGCCTCTAAAGTCAACGAAGGCAAAGCCTGCCCGAGGTCACATATGGGTATTCAGGAGCTGTATGATCCTGACAGACTAAAACAACCCATGAAACGGACCAATCCGGAGAAAAAGCGCGGTGTGGATCCGGGTTTTGTCCCGATCAGCTGGGATGAGGCGATCGATGAGATCACCGACAGGATACTGGAGCTCCGGGAAAAAGATGAGACCCACAAGTACATGATGGTACAGGGTCGCAACTCAGGTCTCCATCCCATCATATATGACCGGATGACACGGATAATCGGATCACCGAACCGTATCAACAGCGACGGTCTGTGTCAGGAAGCCGGGAAACTGAGCCACTGGTATCAATGCGGTTTCTGGGGATTTCCCCAGTGGGACCTCAAGCACACCAGATACATTATCTGCTGGGGAACGGATCCCGTATCCAGTACGCGGCAGGTGTCGCACCACAACAGTTCCTGGGGAAAAATGATCGCGCGGGCAAAGGTAGCCGTAGTTGATCCGCGGTTGTCGGCCACTGCTGCAAAAGCTGATGAGTGGATGCCCATCAAACCCGGCGAAGATGGTGCGGTTGCGGGCGCTATCGCGCATGTTATTCTGACAAGAGGACTCTGGAGCAAAGAGTTTGTCGGGGATTTCAAAGACGGTGAAAACCGTTTCAAGATCGGACAAACCGTGGATGAGGAGCTTTTTGATGAAAAACTCACCAAGGGTGTCATTAAGTGGTGGAACCTGGAGCTCAAGGACCGGACCCCGGAGTGGGCCGCCGAAAGGGCCGGTATTCCGGCAGAACAGATTGAGCGCGTAGCCATTGACTTTGGCCGCGCCGGATCGCAGGCCATCAGTATGGTAGGACGGGGACCGGTCGCCCAGCCTCGGGGATCATATAACGCACTTGCCGGAAATGCACTTGTGGGACTTGTGGGAGCCGTGGGAACGGAAGGCGGTAATATGTCCGGCAACCCTTTCTTCAATGAACCCCTTCCCGGCCCGGACGACTACCTAGACCAGACGGCAAAAAACGGACTTGGCCATCCAACCATTGACCAGCGCGGCCGCCTTGATCTGCCTGCTATTTTTCAGAACCAGGCAGGTACCGGAATGGTTTCAAACAAGGCTGCTGACGGTGTCATTGATAAAGATCCGAATGAAATCAAAGTAGCCATCAGTTATTACGGAAACTTTGCATTCTCCGCACCCGGAGCCCGGCGGTGGGAAAAAGCACTTGGATCCATTCCGTTCTATGTCGACATCAACACCCACCCTTCCGAGGTCAGCTGGTTTGCAGACATCGTGCTTCCGGCCGCTAACGGAATGTTTGAAAAAAACGCTCCGGTCGTCCGGCACGGCAACAGGCACCGGCACGTCACACTCCACCGGCGTGTCGTGGACCGGCTCTGGAATGTCAAATCAGATGAAACCGAAGTTCCGTGGATGATTGCCGAAAAACTGGCCGAAAAAGGGTTTCCCAATCTTCTGGATCATTACAAGACGTATCGTGATCCGGAAACCGGTGCCGAACCTCAGAACGGTGAGGAACTGGAGCTCTTTGCGACCAAACATATCACTCAGAATTACTGGAATCCGGACCGGCACCGCGGTGGGGACAAATTCGAAAGCTGGGAGTCATTTTACAATACCGGTGTATGGAATTCAGACCCTTACGTGCTCAAACGGCGATGGGGTAACATGCCGACGGAATCCGGCAAGTTTGAATTCTATTCCGAACCCCTCAAACGGGCTATTACTCAGCATGCCGAAAAGCACGGGCTTACTACCGACCAGGTTATGGAATCAGCCAATTATGTAGCGCGCGGAGAGCAGGCATTCATTCCGCATTATGAGCCCCCTGTGATTATAGATGAAGGCAACAATGACGGACTGATTCTGGTTGATCACAAATCCAGGCTCAACCGGGAGGGACGCTCGGCGAACAGTCCCTGGTATTATGAGTTCAAGGATGTTGATCCCGGTGATGTTGCGAATCAGGACGTTGCGAAAATCAATCCGAAGGATGCACGCAGGCTTGGAATATCCGAGGGAGATGACATCGTGATGTCCTTCAAGGAGAACAGCATTACTTGCAAAGCCAGGCTGTGGGAAGGTGTGCGGCCCGGTACTGTGGCCAAAAGCTACGGACAGGGACACTGGGCCTTCGGACGCAGGGCTTCGCTTGAGTTCGGAAAGAAAGCGCGGGGCGGAAACAACAATGAGATCATTCCTGCAGAATACGACCGGCTTACCGGAACCTCCGCCTATTACGCTACGGTCCGGGTGCGTGTAAGCAAGGCGTAA
- a CDS encoding 4Fe-4S dicluster domain-containing protein gives MSKQADHQKQNRSCPLASETSDKQQREQDGRLSRRDFLRSAGLGAAAIGVASGCQRGSFTDEELSHLEGKRLGMVIDLQRCTGCGACNIACKSENNLREGHYWSHHITTTNGTFPNVRYEYLPTLCNHCDNAPCAKACPTSALHHTAGGVVAHDADKCIGCRACIINCPYGEVHAHFGEPHSEWENTEELIEGVTGSPASTIEDTGGDRFPYYNNERAALGEGNRYHGIVEKCDFCLHRLKDGELPSCIEACPTDARIFGDLDDPGSSVSRVLGLYRPFRRQEHLGTEPKVQYVRSFNSASDYPQTKGELTSKTHNDAQEDEDDTIFSTESQKKQLFG, from the coding sequence ATGAGCAAACAAGCAGATCATCAAAAACAGAACCGGTCATGTCCCCTGGCCTCTGAAACATCAGATAAACAACAGCGGGAACAGGACGGACGTCTTTCCAGGCGGGATTTCCTGCGCAGTGCCGGACTCGGTGCCGCTGCCATCGGTGTCGCTTCGGGATGCCAGCGCGGCAGTTTTACGGACGAGGAGCTCAGTCACCTGGAGGGCAAGAGGCTGGGCATGGTTATTGACCTGCAGCGATGCACAGGCTGCGGGGCTTGCAATATTGCCTGTAAAAGTGAAAACAATTTACGTGAAGGACATTACTGGTCCCACCATATCACAACAACTAACGGTACATTTCCGAATGTACGATATGAGTACTTGCCGACGCTCTGCAATCATTGTGACAATGCTCCGTGCGCCAAGGCATGTCCTACTTCAGCATTGCATCATACGGCCGGTGGTGTGGTGGCTCATGATGCCGACAAATGCATCGGATGCCGTGCCTGCATCATCAACTGTCCCTACGGTGAAGTGCACGCACACTTCGGGGAACCGCATTCCGAATGGGAAAACACAGAAGAGCTCATCGAAGGTGTAACCGGCTCTCCCGCCAGTACCATTGAAGATACCGGCGGAGACCGCTTTCCTTATTATAACAATGAACGTGCCGCTCTGGGCGAGGGAAATCGCTATCACGGTATTGTCGAAAAGTGTGATTTCTGTCTGCACCGTCTGAAGGATGGAGAGCTGCCCTCATGCATTGAGGCTTGTCCCACAGATGCGCGAATTTTCGGAGATCTGGATGATCCCGGAAGCTCTGTCAGCCGTGTACTTGGCCTTTACCGCCCCTTCCGGCGGCAGGAGCATCTCGGCACAGAGCCCAAAGTGCAGTATGTCCGCTCTTTCAACTCAGCCAGCGATTACCCTCAGACCAAAGGTGAGCTTACTTCCAAAACACACAATGATGCTCAGGAAGACGAAGATGACACGATCTTCTCCACAGAATCACAGAAAAAACAGCTGTTCGGATAG